One segment of Solanum stenotomum isolate F172 chromosome 1, ASM1918654v1, whole genome shotgun sequence DNA contains the following:
- the LOC125875880 gene encoding universal stress protein A-like protein, whose translation MEAETSAANAPASAASDTPVTMKKMIMVAIDESEESFYALKWALDNLINDPSIIITLINVQLPFTPMVYPAGPVVFATPTVVEAVKKGQHENATRILSRALHLCKQKMVKAETLILDGDPKDMICQAAHELHADLLVVGSRGLGKIKRAFLGSVSDYCAHHVQCPILIVKPSKKIPKSS comes from the exons ATGGAGGCAGAGACCAGTGCAGCTAATGCTCCAGCAAGTGCAGCTAGTGATACTCCGGTTACTATGAAAAAGATGATAATGGTGGCAATCGATGAGAGCGAGGAGAGTTTCTATGCTCTCAAATGGGCATTAGATAATTTGATCAACGATCCTTCTATTATCATCACTTTGATCAATGTCCAACTTCCTTTTACCCCCATGGTTTATCCTGCTGGACCTG TTGTGTTTGCGACGCCTACTGTTGTTGAAGCTGTGAAAAAAGGACAACACGAGAATGCAACTAGAATACTCTCTCGGGCACTCCATCTCTGCAAACAAAAGATG GTGAAGGCGGAGACTCTGATCCTAGATGGGGACCCAAAAGATATGATATGTCAAGCTGCACATGAATTGCACGCGGACCTTCTAGTAGTCGGTAGCCGAGGGCTCGGCAAGATTAAAAG GGCTTTCTTGGGTAGTGTGAGTGACTATTGTGCTCATCATGTGCAATGCCCTATTCTCATTGTGAAGCCATCCAAGAAAATCCCCAAAAGCAGCTAA
- the LOC125847749 gene encoding GATA transcription factor 15-like, translating into MDLIDKVMGSEEVITGLAMEIATPEVISSEIQVKAAEVISSEIQVKTPEVISSEIQQKTCVDCGAIKTPLWRSGPAGPKSLCNACGIRSRKKKRDLLGLNKDDKKTKKSSANSASSSGDSASSSNVEKKKKAPVKRADSISLHWSKLDEVERAAFLLMSLSCSSVRA; encoded by the exons ATGGATCTAATTGATAAG GTGATGGGATCTGAGGAAGTGATCACTGGACTAGCAATGGAGATCGCAACTCCAGAAGTGATTTCATCTGAAATCCAAGTGAAAGCTGCAGAAGTGATTTCATCTGAAATCCAAGTGAAGACTCCTGAAGTGATTTCATCTGAAATCCAGCAGAAAACCTGTGTGGATTGTGGTGCTATCAAAACGCCTCTTTGGCGTAGTGGTCCTGCTGGCCCTAAG TCGCTGTGCAATGCTTGTGGGATCAGGAGcaggaagaagaaaagagatctGCTGGGATTGAACAAGGATGACAAGAAGACGAAGAAATCGTCTGCTAATTCTGCAAGCAGCAGCGGTGATAGCGCCAGCAGCAGCAatgtggagaagaagaagaaagctcCAGTGAAGAGAGCTGATTCAATTTCACTTCACTGGAGTAAGCTTGATGAAGTTGAACGAGCTGCTTTCTTGTTGATGTCTCTCTCTTGCAGCTCTGTTCGTGCTTGA